In a genomic window of Bacteroidota bacterium:
- a CDS encoding DegT/DnrJ/EryC1/StrS family aminotransferase has translation MKVPYNYLPMQFANNEEIFTEWKDLICSTEFTLGPYVEKFEKKFADFIGCKHVIGTNTGTDALILALKAIGVGPDDEVISVPITFYATIGAIIAVGARPVFIDIDDRYQMDENKIVDAITPKTKVILPVHWGGASPNIQAIMKIAQFHGVKVLEDACMAPGGTVNNCHAGTIGHISAWSMHPLKPLNVMGDGGMVSTNDDRLADWMRMYRNHGMVDRDHNRIWGVNMRLQPLQAIVAGHVLKTVEETVVMRNNNAKILDEGLKQLYPFVKVPPRPHGYRETYSLYMARFERRDELKAYLIENGIDAKIHYPIPLHLQEAAKNLGYKIGDFPVSETYGKEILTLPAHQYINEDLLAYTIFVIKKFYNSL, from the coding sequence ATGAAAGTACCGTACAACTACCTCCCGATGCAGTTTGCTAATAATGAGGAAATCTTTACTGAATGGAAAGATCTTATTTGTTCAACAGAATTTACACTTGGCCCTTATGTGGAGAAATTCGAAAAGAAATTTGCTGATTTTATTGGATGTAAGCATGTGATCGGAACAAATACAGGAACAGATGCATTAATTCTTGCTTTAAAAGCCATAGGGGTTGGTCCAGATGATGAAGTTATTTCAGTTCCGATTACTTTTTATGCAACTATCGGAGCTATTATTGCTGTTGGCGCTCGTCCTGTTTTTATAGATATTGACGATCGCTATCAGATGGATGAAAATAAGATTGTTGATGCAATTACCCCTAAAACCAAAGTAATTCTCCCTGTTCACTGGGGAGGTGCTTCTCCTAACATTCAGGCTATCATGAAAATCGCACAATTCCATGGTGTTAAGGTGCTTGAAGATGCTTGTATGGCCCCAGGTGGAACTGTAAACAATTGTCACGCTGGCACTATAGGTCATATAAGCGCGTGGAGTATGCACCCCTTAAAACCCTTGAACGTAATGGGTGATGGCGGGATGGTAAGTACCAATGATGATAGGCTTGCAGACTGGATGAGAATGTATAGAAACCATGGCATGGTTGATAGAGATCATAATCGTATATGGGGAGTTAATATGAGATTACAACCACTACAGGCCATCGTGGCAGGACATGTGCTAAAAACAGTAGAAGAGACTGTGGTAATGCGCAATAATAATGCTAAAATATTAGATGAAGGGTTAAAACAATTATATCCCTTTGTTAAAGTTCCTCCCAGACCACATGGATACAGAGAAACCTACAGCCTATATATGGCTCGGTTTGAAAGAAGAGATGAACTAAAAGCATATTTAATAGAAAACGGTATTGATGCAAAGATACACTATCCTATCCCACTGCATTTGCAGGAAGCTGCCAAAAATCTTGGTTATAAAATTGGGGATTTTCCGGTATCTGAAACATATGGAAAAGAGATACTCACTCTTCCCGCACACCAATACATTAATGAAGATCTTCTGGCATATACAATCTTTGTAATAAAGAAATTTTATAATTCTCTTTAA
- a CDS encoding sugar nucleotide-binding protein — protein MNEVLIIGGDSTIGSRLVASFGADGNNALSTTCFSANVNEKCLFLDLTLDSKSWPKLPASIKTVVFCAAITSQEQCANDPEFSRRVNVEGTVAFAEQMVEAGAFVIFLSSNAVFNGNTPFAKVNDPVRPQTEYGRQKAEAEEQLLKIGNKVAIIRFSKIITPEMPLLKGWIKELKAGNVIHPFSDMVISPVPISLAFSAIQKIAEKQVPGIFQLSSYQDMTYSDLAIHLAHRLNFDEELIQPISFRDAGISNAAKNTTLDCSRLAELEILPTDAWTALDEIFGLGN, from the coding sequence ATGAATGAAGTGCTAATTATTGGAGGTGACTCAACAATAGGTAGTCGTTTGGTAGCGTCATTCGGGGCTGATGGAAATAATGCATTAAGCACTACTTGTTTTTCTGCCAATGTAAATGAAAAATGCCTTTTTCTCGATTTGACTCTCGACAGTAAATCCTGGCCAAAACTTCCCGCTTCAATAAAAACAGTAGTTTTCTGTGCTGCAATAACATCTCAGGAACAATGTGCGAATGATCCTGAATTCAGTCGGCGTGTAAATGTTGAAGGGACTGTTGCATTTGCTGAACAGATGGTTGAAGCCGGAGCCTTTGTCATTTTTCTATCCAGTAATGCGGTATTCAATGGGAATACCCCTTTTGCAAAAGTGAACGATCCAGTCAGACCTCAAACCGAATATGGTCGCCAGAAGGCTGAAGCGGAGGAACAACTCCTGAAAATAGGTAACAAAGTAGCAATTATACGTTTTAGCAAAATTATAACTCCTGAAATGCCACTGTTAAAAGGCTGGATTAAAGAGTTGAAGGCGGGAAATGTAATTCATCCATTTTCCGATATGGTTATATCACCCGTTCCAATTTCATTGGCGTTCTCAGCAATACAAAAAATTGCTGAAAAACAGGTTCCGGGAATTTTTCAACTCTCTTCATACCAGGATATGACCTATTCCGATCTCGCCATACACCTTGCGCACAGGTTAAATTTTGACGAAGAACTGATCCAGCCAATTTCTTTCAGGGATGCTGGTATCAGCAACGCTGCAAAAAACACCACCCTCGATTGTAGTCGGTTAGCCGAACTGGAAATATTGCCAACGGACGCATGGACAGCTTTGGATGAGATTTTTGGACTTGGTAATTAA
- a CDS encoding alpha-ketoacid dehydrogenase subunit beta, producing MERIITYAKALSEAIDLCMAKDDTVYIMGLGVPDPSGFFGTTIGLQEKYGKLRAMDMPTAENGMTGVAIGSALTGMRPIMAHHRMEFALLSTEQIINQAANWYYMFGGKSSMPLVIRMFIGRGWGQGPQHSQSLHALFAHVPGLKVVMPATPNDAKGLMISAVEDNNPVIFLEHRWLHNITGNVPDGIFRIPIGKANIARSGSNVTIVAFSYMVIESLFAAKVLEKLGVDVEVIDMRSIRPLDTYCVIESVKKTGHLVVADQAWKTGGIAGEIIAITSEEAFGFLKANPVRLTLPDFPSPSSPGLTKYYHPRAINIINSVLKMLGKTEKTEEELGIVQKSPLDIPNKEFKGPF from the coding sequence ATGGAAAGAATTATTACCTATGCAAAGGCACTATCTGAGGCCATTGATTTGTGCATGGCAAAAGACGATACAGTGTATATTATGGGTTTGGGAGTCCCCGATCCCTCCGGATTTTTTGGTACAACGATTGGGTTACAAGAAAAGTATGGCAAGTTGAGAGCAATGGATATGCCAACCGCTGAAAACGGAATGACAGGTGTGGCAATCGGTTCAGCCCTTACCGGAATGCGACCTATTATGGCACATCACCGGATGGAGTTTGCCCTTCTGTCCACAGAACAGATCATAAATCAGGCGGCAAACTGGTATTATATGTTTGGGGGCAAATCCTCAATGCCTCTGGTAATCAGAATGTTTATTGGGCGTGGATGGGGCCAGGGACCTCAGCATTCACAAAGCCTTCATGCACTGTTTGCCCATGTACCCGGACTTAAAGTTGTAATGCCTGCAACTCCAAATGATGCAAAAGGACTAATGATATCTGCCGTTGAAGACAATAATCCTGTTATCTTTTTGGAGCATAGGTGGTTGCACAACATTACAGGAAATGTGCCGGATGGTATTTTTAGAATACCTATTGGAAAGGCGAATATTGCCAGATCCGGCTCCAATGTTACTATCGTTGCATTCTCATATATGGTTATAGAATCATTATTTGCTGCAAAAGTATTGGAAAAACTTGGGGTTGATGTTGAGGTGATCGATATGCGCTCAATCAGGCCTTTAGATACATATTGCGTTATTGAATCTGTTAAAAAGACAGGACATTTGGTAGTTGCCGATCAGGCCTGGAAAACTGGTGGTATTGCCGGCGAAATCATTGCAATAACATCAGAGGAAGCATTTGGATTTCTTAAGGCAAATCCTGTTCGTCTTACTCTTCCCGACTTTCCATCTCCGAGTAGTCCCGGGCTAACGAAATACTATCATCCACGAGCCATCAACATTATAAACTCAGTATTAAAAATGCTCGGTAAAACTGAGAAAACTGAGGAGGAACTTGGCATTGTTCAGAAAAGTCCACTTGATATTCCCAATAAAGAATTTAAAGGACCCTTTTAA
- a CDS encoding N-acetylneuraminate synthase family protein, whose product MAEFKIQNRWIGDDHPPVVIAEIGINHEGSLETAITMADAAIDSGAEIIKHQTHIVEDEMSDEAKSVIPGHTIESIYEIMARCALSETDERKLMEHVQNRGAIFISTPFSRAAIDRLVKFDVPAFKIGSGECNNYPLIKYITRFGKPIIISTGMNSIETIRPSVEILRNSKIPFALLHCTNVYPTPPELVRLGALRILKDAFPDAIIGLSDHTTSNYPCLGATALGASILERHFTDQMNRPGPDIVCSMDPTALRELIYGSRTIFYARGGEKAPTLAEAPTIAFAFASVISIKNISKGEALSEDNIWLKRPGGGDFTAAEYDMLLGKKAVVEIPCGLRIKREHINSGLFE is encoded by the coding sequence GTGGCTGAATTTAAAATACAAAATCGGTGGATTGGGGATGATCATCCCCCTGTTGTAATTGCTGAGATCGGGATTAACCATGAAGGATCTTTGGAAACTGCGATTACAATGGCAGATGCGGCGATTGATTCCGGGGCAGAAATCATCAAGCATCAAACACACATTGTTGAAGACGAGATGTCAGATGAAGCAAAATCTGTGATCCCAGGGCATACGATAGAGTCAATCTATGAAATTATGGCACGGTGTGCTCTTTCAGAGACTGATGAAAGAAAGTTAATGGAGCATGTACAAAACAGGGGAGCTATTTTTATCAGTACCCCTTTCTCACGTGCAGCAATTGATCGATTGGTTAAATTTGATGTACCCGCTTTCAAAATTGGTTCCGGAGAGTGTAACAACTATCCTTTAATCAAATACATAACCCGGTTTGGCAAACCAATAATCATTAGCACAGGAATGAACTCAATTGAAACAATTCGGCCGTCTGTTGAGATTTTAAGGAACTCTAAGATTCCATTTGCACTTTTACATTGTACGAATGTCTACCCTACCCCTCCTGAGTTGGTAAGATTAGGTGCCTTGCGGATTTTGAAAGACGCATTTCCTGATGCAATTATTGGACTTTCGGATCACACCACTTCAAACTATCCCTGCCTCGGAGCAACTGCATTAGGTGCATCTATTCTTGAAAGACATTTTACTGATCAAATGAATCGACCTGGACCCGATATCGTATGTTCAATGGACCCGACTGCACTAAGGGAACTCATTTACGGTTCCAGAACAATATTTTATGCCCGTGGTGGAGAAAAAGCGCCAACTTTAGCTGAGGCTCCCACAATCGCATTTGCATTTGCATCTGTGATAAGTATCAAAAACATTTCTAAAGGAGAAGCTTTGAGTGAGGATAATATCTGGCTGAAGCGTCCGGGAGGAGGCGATTTCACCGCAGCAGAATACGATATGTTATTGGGGAAAAAAGCGGTTGTTGAAATCCCCTGTGGATTGAGGATCAAACGGGAACATATTAATTCTGGCTTATTCGAATAA
- a CDS encoding thiamine pyrophosphate-dependent dehydrogenase E1 component subunit alpha has protein sequence MEYKELKSLYYKMLRIRLVEEKIAEIYPEQEMRCPVHLSVGQEGTAVGVCNALGENDFALSTHRSHAHYLAKGGDLKAMISELYGKVTGCCGGKGGSMHLVDPTIGFYAVPIVGSTIPIGVGIALGFKMQNKSLVSVAFFGDAATEEGVFSESLNYAALHKLPVIFICENNLYSVYSPLYVRQPQERNLIDIAKAHGVDANKCDGNDIIAVYEATKKAVEKARMGGGPTLLELSTYRYYEHCGPNFDNQLGYRTEEEFNSWKERDPLKMLALKLAADENFEFEIQQMSNLINMEIDESFTFAKSAPYPEEASLYTHLYA, from the coding sequence ATGGAATATAAAGAATTGAAATCATTATACTATAAAATGCTTCGAATCAGACTAGTTGAAGAAAAAATTGCTGAAATCTATCCTGAGCAGGAAATGAGATGCCCGGTTCACCTCAGTGTCGGGCAGGAAGGAACAGCTGTTGGTGTATGTAATGCATTGGGAGAAAATGATTTTGCCTTAAGCACCCATCGCTCGCACGCACATTATTTAGCAAAAGGGGGTGATCTTAAAGCAATGATAAGCGAACTTTATGGTAAAGTAACTGGATGCTGCGGAGGGAAAGGGGGTTCAATGCATCTTGTTGATCCTACTATTGGGTTTTATGCAGTACCAATTGTTGGAAGTACAATTCCAATAGGCGTTGGTATTGCCCTTGGTTTTAAAATGCAAAATAAATCGCTGGTTAGCGTTGCTTTTTTTGGTGATGCTGCAACAGAAGAAGGAGTTTTTTCAGAAAGCTTAAATTATGCAGCTTTACATAAACTACCTGTAATTTTCATTTGCGAAAATAATCTGTACTCCGTTTACTCCCCTCTTTATGTCAGACAACCCCAAGAACGAAATTTAATTGACATTGCTAAAGCTCATGGAGTTGACGCAAATAAATGTGACGGGAATGATATTATAGCAGTATATGAAGCTACAAAAAAGGCTGTTGAAAAGGCTCGCATGGGTGGTGGACCGACATTGTTGGAGCTTTCAACCTATCGCTATTATGAGCATTGCGGACCCAATTTTGACAATCAATTGGGGTATAGGACAGAAGAAGAATTCAATTCCTGGAAAGAGAGGGATCCGCTAAAAATGCTTGCATTGAAATTAGCTGCAGATGAAAATTTTGAATTTGAGATTCAGCAGATGTCCAATCTAATAAATATGGAGATTGACGAATCTTTTACTTTTGCAAAATCAGCGCCCTATCCGGAAGAGGCATCGCTTTATACTCACCTTTACGCCTAG
- a CDS encoding TIGR04372 family glycosyltransferase: MKRYYEIFRAYPHLLLSLPLSLIWLVIILLIRPFIRTRIYLMRSNRIGHFAADIELHICEKKEQHRKELSLFYFARPACNKQLAKMWRRKIIIFPPFFLRPLDYLIRNIGFLHSFVGTTMNLDRDILNLYDKYPAQISFTTSELIRGEKELQELGIPRGNPFVCMIVRDGKYLSTECSTDFKNDYRNSNIQNYILAAEELTSQGYYVIRMGAKVEEAMQSLDSMIIDYASNGMRSDFMDIYLGAKCHFCISVGTGFDAIPQIFRRPVVYVNMVPIGVISTYSSQYLAITKHYYAIDENRELTLNEIFACGGFLNNTSDYELNRIKLIENTPEEIRDVVIEMVMRLDGSWKPEEDDEKLQHRFWEIFPSKAVASYNGRPLHGEIRSSFGAYFLRNNQNWLQ; encoded by the coding sequence ATGAAACGTTATTACGAGATATTCAGGGCATACCCTCATTTATTGTTGTCATTGCCGTTATCTCTTATCTGGCTGGTTATTATACTTCTTATAAGGCCTTTTATCAGAACACGTATCTATTTGATGAGGTCAAACAGAATTGGCCACTTTGCTGCAGATATCGAGCTTCATATCTGTGAGAAAAAAGAGCAACACAGAAAGGAATTGTCTCTTTTTTACTTTGCCAGACCAGCATGCAATAAACAACTGGCTAAAATGTGGAGGAGAAAGATAATTATCTTCCCACCCTTCTTTTTACGGCCTCTTGATTATTTAATAAGGAATATTGGATTCCTGCATTCTTTTGTTGGAACTACAATGAATCTCGACAGAGACATACTAAATCTTTATGATAAATATCCGGCTCAGATCTCATTTACAACGTCAGAATTAATTAGGGGTGAAAAAGAATTACAGGAATTGGGTATTCCAAGGGGGAACCCTTTTGTTTGTATGATTGTTAGGGACGGAAAATATCTTTCGACAGAATGCAGTACTGATTTTAAGAATGATTATCGGAATAGTAATATTCAAAATTATATTTTGGCTGCAGAAGAGCTGACTTCACAAGGGTATTATGTCATTAGAATGGGTGCTAAAGTTGAAGAAGCTATGCAGTCTCTGGATTCAATGATCATTGATTATGCTTCCAATGGAATGAGAAGTGATTTTATGGACATTTATCTTGGAGCGAAGTGTCATTTTTGTATTTCAGTCGGTACGGGTTTCGATGCAATTCCTCAAATATTCCGAAGACCTGTTGTATATGTAAACATGGTACCAATTGGAGTTATATCCACATATAGCAGTCAATACCTTGCCATCACAAAGCACTATTATGCTATAGATGAGAATCGGGAATTGACACTAAATGAAATCTTTGCTTGTGGTGGCTTTCTCAATAATACTTCTGATTATGAATTAAATAGAATCAAGCTAATCGAGAATACCCCGGAAGAGATTCGCGATGTAGTCATCGAAATGGTTATGCGTTTGGATGGCTCGTGGAAACCTGAGGAAGATGATGAAAAACTTCAACACCGTTTCTGGGAGATATTTCCCTCAAAGGCAGTCGCCAGTTACAATGGGCGACCCCTTCACGGAGAAATCAGATCCAGCTTCGGTGCATACTTTCTTCGTAACAACCAAAATTGGCTTCAATAA
- a CDS encoding methyltransferase domain-containing protein produces MAYIDFIEKIHKKTTRDYLGERVIGVNKAECAKIAKKFDFNYWDGDRKYGYGGFQYDGRWRPVADQIVKHYNLKSGQKILDVGCGKAYLLFEFSKSIPGIEVFGLDISKYALDNAKEEMMPFLKLGNAIELPYKDKSFDLVLSINTLHNLDLPDIEKALKEIERVGKVNKYIVLDSYRTEEEKVNLMYWQLTCECFYTPKEWEWIFNKCGYSGDYSCIFYE; encoded by the coding sequence ATGGCTTATATCGATTTTATTGAAAAAATTCATAAAAAGACCACTCGTGACTATCTGGGTGAGCGTGTTATTGGAGTTAATAAAGCAGAATGTGCAAAAATTGCCAAAAAGTTTGATTTTAACTATTGGGATGGTGATCGAAAGTATGGCTATGGAGGATTTCAATATGATGGTCGATGGCGACCTGTGGCTGATCAAATAGTAAAACATTATAATCTAAAATCTGGTCAAAAAATTTTAGATGTGGGATGTGGAAAAGCATATTTATTATTTGAATTCAGTAAGTCCATCCCCGGGATTGAAGTTTTCGGTCTTGACATTTCAAAATATGCTTTGGACAACGCAAAAGAGGAAATGATGCCGTTTCTGAAATTAGGAAATGCAATTGAGTTACCATATAAAGACAAGAGTTTTGATCTTGTTCTTTCAATTAATACTTTGCACAATTTGGATCTCCCAGATATAGAAAAGGCTTTAAAAGAAATTGAACGTGTTGGGAAGGTCAATAAATACATTGTTTTAGATTCTTACCGAACAGAAGAAGAAAAAGTAAATCTGATGTATTGGCAACTTACTTGTGAATGTTTCTATACCCCAAAAGAGTGGGAGTGGATTTTTAATAAATGTGGGTATTCAGGAGATTATAGCTGTATTTTTTATGAATGA